From the genome of Pseudomonadota bacterium, one region includes:
- the dnaA gene encoding chromosomal replication initiator protein DnaA, giving the protein MEVIWNSIKIAIKTTIPGHSYRMWIEPLEFSGVQNGVMVLSAPNQFSQKRAQDNYGSLILSELKKISGEDNTFMIEVSKRGQKARLEKVPKNNQLQLPTESIRPHSGRFLRKDFTFDHFVVGGNNEFAFTASLSLASKKNSQQNCLFLLSKTGMGKSHLSQAVGHHIISQYPTERVCYLTAEDFSNEMIQSFKTDSFNKFKGKYRKECDILLLEDVHFLSGKERTQTELALTLDSLLDADKKIIFSSCYLPGDIPKLNDKLKSRFSYGIISAIEPPNFRTRVRILQKKMLSNGYQIKEDIINYLASELTDDVRQLESGLIGITARSSLMGVPIDHELAEVVVKNIVQRKKNITIEVIKKLVCKYFNIALRDLISNSRKQAVMRPRQIAIYLARRYTDSPLQTIGKSFNKYHATALHSIGVIERGIKENGALKKQVELFCQKLETGNF; this is encoded by the coding sequence ATGGAAGTTATCTGGAATTCAATCAAGATTGCGATTAAGACAACTATTCCCGGGCACTCGTACAGGATGTGGATAGAACCTCTTGAGTTTAGCGGAGTTCAAAATGGTGTAATGGTTCTTTCGGCTCCAAACCAGTTTTCCCAAAAAAGAGCCCAGGATAATTATGGCTCTTTAATTCTATCGGAATTAAAGAAGATTTCAGGAGAAGACAACACATTCATGATAGAAGTTTCTAAAAGGGGGCAAAAAGCCAGGTTGGAAAAAGTGCCGAAAAACAATCAACTACAGCTTCCAACTGAAAGTATCAGGCCTCATTCCGGCAGGTTTTTAAGAAAGGACTTTACTTTTGATCATTTTGTTGTGGGAGGAAACAACGAATTTGCTTTTACAGCTTCCCTTTCTCTTGCCTCTAAGAAAAATTCTCAGCAGAATTGTCTTTTTCTACTATCAAAGACCGGAATGGGTAAGAGCCATCTTTCACAGGCTGTAGGTCACCATATTATCTCACAATACCCTACAGAACGTGTTTGTTATCTTACTGCCGAAGATTTCAGCAATGAAATGATCCAGTCATTTAAAACAGATTCATTTAATAAGTTCAAAGGAAAATATAGAAAGGAATGTGATATCCTGCTTTTAGAGGATGTACATTTTTTAAGCGGAAAAGAGCGTACGCAGACAGAGCTTGCCTTAACTCTTGACAGTCTTCTTGATGCCGATAAAAAAATTATATTTTCAAGTTGTTATCTTCCGGGTGATATTCCTAAGTTAAATGATAAATTAAAATCTCGTTTTTCTTACGGAATTATTTCGGCTATTGAACCCCCTAATTTCAGAACAAGGGTACGAATCCTTCAAAAGAAAATGCTTTCAAACGGTTATCAGATAAAAGAGGATATTATTAATTATCTTGCAAGCGAACTAACAGATGATGTGCGCCAGCTTGAAAGCGGACTGATTGGTATAACCGCAAGATCATCTCTTATGGGAGTACCTATAGATCATGAACTTGCCGAGGTCGTAGTTAAAAATATTGTTCAAAGAAAGAAAAACATCACAATTGAAGTAATAAAGAAACTTGTTTGCAAGTATTTTAATATTGCATTAAGAGATTTAATCTCAAATTCCCGCAAACAGGCAGTTATGCGTCCCAGGCAGATTGCAATTTATCTTGCCCGCCGCTATACTGACTCACCTTTGCAGACAATCGGAAAAAGTTTCAACAAATATCATGCAACGGCCCTACACTCAATAGGTGTTATTGAAAGGGGTATCAAAGAGAACGGTGCTTTAAAAAAGCAAGTTGAGCTTTTTTGTCAAAAACTGGAGACCGGCAATTTTTAA
- a CDS encoding ATP synthase subunit I has protein sequence MKLQQNLLKFVVRTNWILFCLASILGYLLATPKFAIGIISGGLIVTINFHLLYKTLKKSLTPPHLASHNVVLAKYYARFAVSGVIIFVLISGHYVNPLGLFIGLSVVVASIMIAAILEFKKLIFKEAI, from the coding sequence GTGAAATTACAACAGAACCTTCTGAAATTTGTTGTGAGAACAAACTGGATACTTTTTTGTCTTGCAAGTATCTTAGGATATCTATTAGCTACTCCTAAGTTTGCAATCGGAATAATATCGGGGGGGCTTATTGTTACAATAAATTTTCATCTGCTGTATAAGACACTCAAAAAATCACTTACACCTCCGCACCTTGCTTCTCACAATGTTGTTTTAGCCAAGTACTATGCCCGTTTTGCGGTAAGCGGGGTTATTATATTTGTATTGATATCCGGGCATTATGTTAATCCCCTGGGTCTTTTTATCGGTTTGTCCGTTGTGGTGGCAAGCATTATGATTGCAGCCATTCTGGAATTTAAGAAACTTATTTTCAAGGAGGCAATTTAA
- a CDS encoding RDD family protein produces the protein MNEKKTNTLRIVTPEGVVFSLLLAGPVTRFLAWLIDLFCIMLIAKVATTVLSAFFIFSADLKTAAIMLSYFVISIGYSILLEWYLNGQTLGKRLFKLRVMDVNGLRLKPGQIIIRNLLRFVDALPALYMVGGLSVLISKQAQRLGDIAANTIVIRSYEPQKPDFAQIFSDKYNSFRNYPHIGARLRQNTSQVEADIGLQALLRREAMDPVARVELFTQIGYHFKTIAKFPQEATDGLSDEQYTRNAVDILFRYDG, from the coding sequence ATGAACGAAAAAAAAACAAACACATTAAGAATTGTAACTCCGGAAGGCGTGGTATTTTCTCTGCTTCTGGCCGGGCCTGTCACACGTTTTCTTGCCTGGCTGATTGATTTGTTTTGTATTATGTTAATCGCCAAAGTTGCAACAACTGTATTAAGCGCTTTTTTTATATTCAGTGCTGATTTGAAAACAGCAGCCATTATGCTTTCTTACTTCGTTATTTCAATCGGGTATTCGATACTTCTTGAATGGTACTTAAACGGACAAACACTTGGAAAAAGGCTTTTCAAATTAAGAGTTATGGATGTTAACGGCCTGCGTCTTAAACCAGGCCAGATTATCATCAGGAATCTGCTCCGCTTTGTAGATGCACTACCCGCTCTTTACATGGTCGGAGGGCTTTCGGTTCTTATATCAAAACAAGCTCAAAGACTGGGAGATATAGCAGCCAATACTATTGTTATTCGCTCATATGAACCCCAGAAACCCGACTTTGCACAAATCTTTTCGGATAAATATAATTCTTTCAGAAATTACCCGCATATCGGAGCAAGGCTTCGCCAGAACACAAGCCAGGTGGAAGCCGATATAGGTCTTCAGGCTCTTTTAAGACGCGAAGCGATGGATCCGGTTGCAAGAGTTGAACTCTTTACACAAATTGGGTACCATTTCAAAACTATAGCTAAATTTCCCCAGGAAGCAACAGACGGTTTATCGGATGAACAATATACAAGAAATGCGGTAGATATACTTTTTCGCTATGATGGTTGA
- the uvrA gene encoding excinuclease ABC subunit UvrA, translating to MGFDKIIVRGARQHNLKNIDVELPRNKLVVITGLSGSGKSTLAFDTLYAEGQRRYVESLSTYARQFLERMDKPDVDTIEGLSPAIAIEQKTASHNPRSTVGTVTEIYDYLRLLYSTIGTAHCYICQKPITSQSLDQIADKIMSLPEGTKITILSPLVSGQKGSYEKLLKQLRKNGFSRVKIDGKIYEIEEVQKLDKNIKHTIDVIIDRLVIKKGIRNRLADSLELAMSQSEGLVTIDIQGGEPILFSEKSACITCGISYPEFTPASFSFNSPQGACSKCDGLGTTPEFDPDLIIPNKELSLRQGTVAIWANRNSLQFNEFLDGLTKHYNVNIYTPYKDLPDEFKNILLYGSGKAQIEFFFEQDNRRLSYKKTFEGIIPKLQRQYIESDSNQTREDIREYMIFHPCPECHGARLNKASRSVRIGDASISELTALSVSKAATFFKDLKLEEKKEAIAKRIIKEIQERLAFLENVGLSYLTLDRSAYTLSGGESQRIRLATQIGSKLTGVLYVLDEPSIGLHQRDNLRLLSSLLNMRDLGNTVLVVEHDEETILSSDFVIDMGPGAGVNGGKVVFSGTPDMLVKDDNSLTGQYLSGRRQIEVPDKRRKGNGGKIILKGASENNLKNIDVEFPLGTFICVTGVSGSGKSTLVLETLNNILSRKVFNARIKVGEHSQALGLEHIDKVINIDQSPIGRTPRSNPGTYTGLFTYIRELLSRTPDARMRGYKPGRFSFNVKGGRCESCSGDGIIKIEMHFLPDVYVTCDVCHGKRYNRETLEVEYKGKNIADILDMTVNQGIVFFDRIKNIKTKLTTLADVGLGYIKIGQPATTLSGGEAQRVKLSRELSKKGTGRTVYILDEPTTGLHVDDIQKLLNVLNRLVDSGNTVIVIEHNLDVIKTADHIIDLGPEGGDEGGYIVGAGTPEELSNNKKSYTGQYLKKILNKK from the coding sequence ATGGGTTTTGATAAAATAATAGTAAGGGGAGCAAGACAGCATAATCTTAAAAATATTGATGTTGAGCTGCCAAGAAACAAGCTTGTTGTAATTACAGGGCTTTCAGGTTCAGGCAAATCCACTCTCGCCTTTGATACTTTGTATGCAGAAGGACAACGCAGATATGTAGAATCTCTTTCGACTTATGCCCGTCAGTTTTTAGAGCGTATGGATAAACCTGATGTCGATACAATAGAAGGACTTTCTCCTGCAATCGCGATAGAGCAGAAAACTGCAAGTCATAACCCCAGATCAACTGTTGGAACTGTTACTGAAATATATGACTACCTCAGGCTTCTTTATTCCACAATAGGTACAGCCCATTGTTATATCTGTCAGAAACCGATTACATCTCAATCCCTTGATCAAATAGCAGACAAGATAATGTCACTGCCTGAAGGAACAAAAATCACCATTTTATCTCCGCTGGTTTCGGGTCAAAAAGGATCTTATGAAAAGCTTTTAAAACAACTTAGAAAAAATGGTTTCTCAAGGGTTAAGATTGACGGGAAGATATATGAAATTGAGGAAGTACAAAAGCTGGACAAAAACATAAAGCATACTATAGACGTTATTATTGACAGGCTGGTAATTAAAAAAGGGATCAGAAACAGGCTTGCAGATTCTCTGGAACTTGCGATGTCACAATCCGAAGGACTTGTTACCATTGATATCCAGGGAGGAGAACCTATACTTTTTAGTGAAAAATCCGCTTGTATCACATGCGGAATAAGCTATCCAGAATTTACCCCTGCAAGTTTTTCCTTTAATTCTCCCCAGGGTGCATGCAGTAAATGCGACGGGCTGGGGACAACCCCTGAATTTGATCCTGATCTTATTATTCCAAATAAGGAACTGTCTTTGCGGCAGGGTACTGTTGCAATCTGGGCTAATAGGAATTCGTTACAATTCAATGAATTTTTAGATGGTCTTACAAAACATTACAACGTAAATATATATACCCCATACAAAGATCTTCCGGATGAATTTAAAAATATATTGCTTTACGGTTCAGGGAAAGCACAGATAGAATTCTTTTTCGAGCAGGATAACCGCCGCTTAAGTTATAAAAAAACTTTTGAAGGAATTATCCCTAAACTTCAAAGGCAATATATAGAAAGTGATTCAAACCAGACAAGAGAAGATATCCGGGAGTATATGATTTTTCATCCATGCCCTGAATGCCACGGGGCAAGATTAAACAAGGCAAGCAGATCCGTAAGAATCGGGGACGCTTCCATATCTGAACTAACAGCACTTTCAGTTTCAAAAGCAGCAACTTTTTTTAAAGATCTTAAGCTTGAAGAAAAAAAAGAAGCAATTGCAAAAAGAATTATAAAAGAGATACAGGAACGGCTTGCTTTTCTTGAAAACGTCGGGCTTTCTTATCTTACGCTCGACAGATCCGCTTATACACTTTCAGGCGGTGAAAGCCAGAGAATCCGGCTTGCCACACAAATAGGATCGAAACTTACGGGTGTCCTTTATGTGCTGGATGAACCAAGTATCGGGTTACATCAGAGAGATAACTTAAGACTTCTTTCTTCTCTTTTAAATATGCGTGATCTTGGAAATACGGTTCTTGTTGTCGAGCACGATGAAGAGACAATTCTCTCATCAGATTTTGTTATAGACATGGGACCGGGAGCAGGTGTTAACGGCGGTAAAGTAGTGTTTTCCGGTACTCCCGATATGCTTGTAAAAGATGATAATTCTTTAACCGGCCAATATCTTTCAGGGCGCAGGCAAATTGAAGTGCCGGATAAGCGACGAAAAGGAAACGGCGGAAAAATAATCTTAAAAGGTGCTTCGGAAAATAATCTTAAAAATATCGATGTCGAATTTCCGCTCGGCACATTCATATGCGTTACCGGAGTATCAGGCTCAGGCAAATCCACTCTTGTGCTTGAAACACTAAATAATATTTTGTCCCGTAAGGTTTTTAACGCTAGGATAAAAGTTGGCGAACACTCACAAGCACTTGGGCTTGAACATATAGACAAGGTAATAAATATAGATCAATCTCCTATAGGAAGAACACCCAGGTCAAATCCGGGAACTTATACCGGTCTTTTCACATATATAAGGGAGCTTTTATCAAGAACTCCTGATGCCCGTATGAGAGGCTATAAACCGGGCAGGTTCAGCTTTAATGTTAAAGGAGGAAGATGCGAATCATGCAGCGGAGACGGCATAATAAAAATTGAAATGCATTTTCTGCCGGATGTTTACGTAACTTGCGATGTCTGTCATGGAAAAAGATATAACCGTGAAACCCTTGAGGTGGAGTATAAAGGAAAAAATATAGCTGATATCCTTGACATGACTGTAAATCAGGGCATTGTTTTTTTCGATAGAATAAAAAATATAAAAACAAAACTTACAACATTAGCAGATGTCGGGCTTGGATACATAAAAATAGGCCAGCCTGCAACAACTCTTTCCGGAGGTGAAGCTCAGAGGGTAAAACTTTCACGGGAGCTTAGCAAAAAAGGAACCGGCAGGACTGTATATATCCTTGACGAACCAACTACAGGTCTTCATGTTGATGACATACAAAAACTTCTTAATGTATTAAACAGGCTTGTTGATTCCGGAAACACAGTTATAGTGATCGAGCATAACTTAGATGTTATAAAGACTGCCGATCATATTATAGATCTTGGGCCGGAGGGAGGAGATGAAGGCGGTTATATTGTAGGTGCCGGCACACCCGAAGAATTATCCAATAATAAAAAATCATATACCGGGCAATACTTAAAAAAGATTCTTAATAAGAAATAA
- a CDS encoding AtpZ/AtpI family protein → MKRETRRYMGELAYYSSLGFQVALSIVIGLGIGVYLDKRFELYPWLTLVFIGLGVVAGFRNIWLAIKKSEKISQERDVK, encoded by the coding sequence ATGAAAAGAGAAACAAGACGTTACATGGGGGAGCTTGCTTATTACAGTAGTCTTGGTTTTCAGGTGGCGCTTTCTATAGTTATAGGACTTGGAATTGGTGTATATCTTGACAAGCGATTTGAGCTTTACCCTTGGCTTACGCTTGTTTTTATTGGGCTTGGTGTTGTAGCCGGATTTAGAAATATCTGGCTTGCAATAAAAAAAAGTGAAAAGATTTCACAGGAAAGAGATGTAAAGTGA
- the atpB gene encoding F0F1 ATP synthase subunit A, which translates to MAHPYMFFVKLFEAIGFEQAFAYKHIIYSWVVMILLLALGALGAKGVKMIPGKAQNVFEMLISGIEEFMVDVTGEEGRWLFPLAATVFIYIFACNLIGLVPGFFPPTADLNTTGSCALTVVIFTHIIGVKYHGVKYIKHFLGPVWWMVPIVLPIEIIGHTARILSLSFRLFGNMMGHELVLGILFGLAGLFFGPLPIMGLGIFVALVQAFVFFLLSIMYFTSAMEHAH; encoded by the coding sequence GTGGCACATCCCTATATGTTTTTTGTAAAACTTTTTGAGGCTATCGGCTTTGAGCAGGCTTTCGCGTACAAGCATATTATTTATTCATGGGTGGTTATGATTCTGCTTCTTGCTCTTGGAGCTTTAGGCGCAAAGGGTGTCAAAATGATCCCAGGAAAAGCACAGAATGTTTTTGAAATGCTTATTTCAGGCATTGAGGAATTTATGGTTGATGTTACTGGCGAAGAAGGCCGCTGGCTTTTTCCGCTTGCGGCAACAGTATTTATTTATATTTTTGCCTGTAATCTTATAGGTCTGGTTCCCGGATTTTTCCCTCCAACGGCAGACTTAAATACTACAGGCTCGTGCGCTCTTACAGTAGTAATATTTACCCACATAATAGGTGTTAAGTATCATGGTGTGAAATATATTAAGCACTTTCTCGGGCCTGTATGGTGGATGGTTCCTATAGTGCTTCCTATTGAAATTATAGGGCATACTGCCAGGATTCTGTCTCTTTCTTTCCGTCTTTTTGGTAACATGATGGGACACGAACTGGTGCTTGGAATCCTTTTCGGACTTGCAGGGCTTTTCTTTGGGCCACTTCCGATTATGGGTCTTGGGATTTTTGTCGCCTTGGTTCAGGCATTTGTTTTCTTTTTGCTTTCAATAATGTATTTTACCAGCGCAATGGAACACGCCCATTAA
- a CDS encoding dihydroorotate dehydrogenase electron transfer subunit: MFLGKVQVRWNKKIGPSYYKIGLDCGTDLSVALPGQFVMLRLTSGITPFLRRPFSVHNIADSNDGGKYIEILYELVGEFTGRLSEIKAGELIDVMGPLGKGFDLAQNYSKIFIVAGGIGVAPMRYLSSYLIEKKHVDPLDIKIFHGARTKECILCRDDFYNLGLEVMVTTDDGSCGEACFITKSVESVLAESCPEVIFACGPPEMLKSLAVIANEHEVPCQVSMESLMACGIGACLGCALEGKDNSRYLHVCKDGPVFDVIDLQFK, translated from the coding sequence GTGTTTTTAGGAAAAGTTCAGGTACGATGGAACAAGAAAATAGGTCCTTCGTATTATAAAATCGGGCTGGATTGCGGCACAGATTTGTCTGTAGCTTTGCCGGGGCAGTTTGTTATGCTTCGCTTAACAAGCGGTATTACGCCCTTTCTCCGCCGCCCTTTTTCAGTTCACAATATTGCTGACAGCAATGATGGTGGAAAATATATTGAAATTTTATACGAATTGGTTGGAGAATTTACCGGAAGGCTTTCGGAAATTAAAGCCGGTGAATTAATTGATGTTATGGGGCCGCTTGGCAAAGGGTTTGATTTAGCGCAAAATTACAGCAAAATATTTATTGTGGCAGGAGGCATAGGTGTTGCCCCTATGCGTTATTTAAGTTCATATCTTATAGAGAAAAAGCATGTTGATCCCCTTGATATAAAAATATTTCATGGTGCAAGAACAAAAGAATGCATTTTGTGCAGGGATGATTTTTATAATCTCGGACTTGAGGTTATGGTTACAACAGATGACGGAAGTTGTGGAGAAGCCTGTTTTATTACGAAATCTGTTGAATCTGTATTGGCAGAAAGCTGTCCCGAAGTTATTTTTGCGTGTGGCCCACCGGAAATGCTTAAATCTCTTGCAGTTATAGCAAATGAGCATGAGGTGCCGTGTCAGGTTTCTATGGAAAGTCTGATGGCATGCGGAATAGGGGCATGTCTTGGGTGTGCCTTGGAAGGAAAGGATAATTCCAGGTATCTTCATGTATGCAAAGATGGGCCTGTTTTTGATGTAATAGATTTACAGTTTAAGTAA
- a CDS encoding ATP synthase F0 subunit C, which yields MEVQALNFFIACVTAAGFGLAIAASFCGIAQGLGLKAAVEGIARNPESSGKVTVTLLIGLAMIESLCIYALVVALILIYAHPQAAAIAGLFTTVAH from the coding sequence ATGGAAGTTCAAGCATTAAATTTCTTTATCGCATGTGTTACAGCAGCCGGTTTCGGTCTTGCTATTGCAGCTTCATTTTGTGGTATTGCTCAGGGCCTTGGCCTTAAAGCCGCTGTTGAAGGTATTGCAAGAAACCCTGAATCATCAGGAAAAGTTACAGTTACATTGCTGATCGGTCTTGCTATGATCGAATCTCTTTGTATCTATGCGCTTGTAGTTGCTCTTATTCTTATTTATGCGCATCCTCAGGCAGCAGCCATTGCTGGCCTTTTTACCACTGTTGCACATTAA
- the pdxA gene encoding 4-hydroxythreonine-4-phosphate dehydrogenase PdxA yields the protein MKNHRPLIGITAGDPAGIGPEIILSALSHPSLYKLCRPFVIGDMAVMETAKKVINSSIELNCISNHCRGRYQTGAIDLLCISELEFNEKSWANPTIQTGKAMVEYIIKATDMALNEEISAIVTCPINKKVMQLAGFDYNGHTELIAERTGTKDFVMMMAGDRLKVSLVTIHMPLKNVSDAISIESVFTTIKITGEALIKRFGIKSPKIAVAGLNPHAGESGIFGNEENDIIIPAIEKSVKEGFNVSGPFPPDTIFYNALNKIYDAVISMYHDQGLIPFKMVHFKDGVNTTLGIPIVRTSVDHGTAYDIAGKGKADPGSLISAIKMAAYQANCMQKGV from the coding sequence GTGAAAAATCATAGGCCTTTGATAGGAATAACCGCGGGAGATCCGGCAGGAATAGGACCTGAAATTATATTATCTGCATTAAGTCATCCGTCTCTTTACAAATTATGCCGGCCTTTTGTAATAGGGGATATGGCAGTAATGGAAACCGCAAAAAAAGTCATAAACAGCTCTATAGAATTAAACTGTATTTCAAATCATTGCCGAGGCAGATACCAGACCGGAGCAATTGATCTGCTTTGTATTTCCGAACTGGAGTTTAATGAAAAATCATGGGCAAATCCTACAATACAGACAGGTAAAGCCATGGTAGAGTATATCATAAAAGCAACCGATATGGCGTTAAACGAAGAGATCTCAGCAATTGTTACATGCCCGATAAACAAAAAGGTCATGCAGCTTGCCGGGTTTGATTATAACGGCCACACGGAACTTATAGCCGAGCGCACAGGAACCAAAGATTTTGTCATGATGATGGCTGGGGATAGACTTAAAGTATCCCTTGTGACAATCCACATGCCCTTAAAAAACGTTTCGGATGCCATTTCAATAGAAAGTGTTTTTACAACTATAAAAATAACGGGAGAAGCCCTTATAAAACGCTTCGGTATCAAATCACCAAAAATTGCCGTTGCAGGGCTCAATCCTCACGCAGGAGAAAGCGGTATATTCGGTAATGAAGAAAATGATATTATAATACCCGCAATTGAAAAATCAGTTAAAGAAGGATTTAACGTATCAGGTCCTTTTCCGCCTGATACGATATTTTATAATGCATTAAACAAAATTTATGATGCTGTGATATCCATGTATCATGATCAGGGACTTATTCCTTTCAAAATGGTGCATTTTAAAGATGGGGTCAACACAACTCTTGGGATTCCGATTGTAAGAACTTCAGTTGATCATGGAACCGCCTATGATATAGCCGGAAAAGGTAAAGCCGATCCAGGCAGCCTGATTTCAGCAATAAAAATGGCTGCATATCAGGCAAACTGCATGCAAAAAGGTGTATAA
- a CDS encoding FAD-binding protein: protein MILKDSSYKKIQDIVGSKYCSRSKEDLICYSYDGTANRYLPDAVVFPEKTSEVSSILKLASLDGFFVIPRGSGTGMTGGSVPVMGGVVIVMNRFNHVIEIDTDNFTATVEPGVITAQFHREVEKFNLFYPPDPSSSEFSTLGGNLAECAGGPRAVKYGVTRDYVLGLEAVLPTGEVIKTGVKTAKGVVGYDLTRLLIGSEGTLGIITQITVKLLSLPESVKTMTASFPELDKAAKTVSEIIRQGIVPRTIEFMDKESIKCVEKYLGTAIAADSKALLIIEVDGRSDEAESSIKQLKELCISLGAKDVRIAGSKEDAALIWKARKSISPALFTYAPDKINEDIVVPRSKIPDMVQKINSMRNKTGLTIASFGHAGDGNIHFNIMLDKKNSEDLKKAETAIEELFDYTIELGGTISGEHGVGITKAAYMAKEIGPVEIELMKKIKNLFDPKGILNPGKMFVEH, encoded by the coding sequence ATGATCTTAAAAGATTCCTCTTATAAAAAGATACAGGATATAGTTGGTTCAAAATATTGCAGCAGATCAAAAGAAGATCTCATCTGTTATTCATACGATGGCACAGCAAACAGATATCTTCCTGATGCTGTAGTATTTCCTGAAAAAACAAGTGAAGTTTCAAGCATATTAAAGCTTGCAAGCCTTGATGGTTTTTTTGTAATACCACGAGGTTCGGGTACCGGAATGACCGGCGGATCTGTTCCTGTTATGGGCGGAGTGGTTATTGTCATGAACCGCTTTAATCATGTTATCGAAATTGACACGGACAATTTTACAGCAACAGTTGAACCCGGAGTTATTACTGCCCAATTTCACAGGGAAGTCGAAAAGTTTAATCTTTTTTATCCTCCCGATCCCTCCAGTTCGGAATTTTCGACTTTAGGCGGAAATCTTGCAGAGTGCGCAGGAGGTCCCAGAGCTGTAAAATATGGCGTGACCCGCGATTATGTGCTTGGTCTTGAAGCGGTTCTTCCAACCGGAGAGGTTATTAAGACCGGAGTAAAAACAGCCAAGGGTGTGGTTGGGTATGATTTGACACGTCTATTAATAGGTTCTGAGGGGACTTTGGGGATAATTACACAAATAACTGTAAAGCTTTTATCCCTTCCGGAATCAGTAAAAACTATGACCGCATCTTTTCCTGAACTTGATAAAGCAGCCAAAACCGTTTCTGAAATCATAAGGCAGGGCATTGTTCCAAGAACTATCGAATTTATGGATAAGGAATCCATAAAATGTGTTGAAAAATATCTTGGTACAGCAATAGCGGCTGATTCTAAAGCACTTCTTATTATAGAAGTTGACGGAAGATCAGATGAGGCTGAATCCTCGATAAAACAACTAAAAGAGCTTTGTATATCGCTTGGAGCAAAAGATGTCAGAATCGCCGGATCAAAAGAAGATGCCGCTTTAATCTGGAAGGCCCGCAAGTCAATATCACCCGCATTGTTTACATATGCTCCTGACAAAATAAATGAAGATATCGTGGTTCCAAGAAGTAAAATCCCGGATATGGTGCAAAAGATAAATTCAATGCGAAATAAAACCGGTCTGACCATTGCAAGTTTTGGACATGCCGGTGACGGGAATATACATTTTAATATAATGCTTGATAAGAAAAACAGTGAGGATTTAAAGAAGGCCGAAACCGCTATTGAAGAATTGTTTGATTATACTATTGAACTGGGAGGCACAATTTCCGGAGAGCATGGTGTAGGCATTACAAAGGCAGCATATATGGCCAAGGAGATAGGCCCTGTTGAAATAGAACTTATGAAAAAGATAAAAAATCTTTTTGATCCTAAAGGGATATTAAATCCCGGTAAAATGTTTGTAGAGCATTGA